In the genome of Raphanus sativus cultivar WK10039 chromosome 9, ASM80110v3, whole genome shotgun sequence, the window taataaaaatttgataaaatagaatagagtatcctttatcattttttaaaataaattaataacaaaaatttagatttttctgtatgtgttatattttaaatttttaaaaatgactataaattattaaaactattaaaaatctcACATTGAAATTTTTGTGACCATGGTTTAAAGTTTTGTTACgacaagatacaaatgattacaaaatcatataagTAGTAAAtcttatttaagaaatattaagattaatatatatataattagactatataccatacaaatacataaatatttatgcaaAAAGTATTAAACTGACATGTGTTCAGCCTcatcataaaatcaaaataggaaaataaataaaacttttatgatatgatatgatgatatgatatgatatttactatagaaacatttatgattgttccgttagatataattactatttctttttctttctttaaataaaacctacgaaattaccataaatgactaatatatatatgacaactaataattttaataataaagatttgataacaatttatatctcctccatcatttttgtttaattttatattattaaaataaattaaacaattaaattagctataaattaacatttagattttgttgtatatgttatattttgaatttagaaaaatgaaaataaatgactaaaactattagaattattatgttaaaattaatgatcaagGGTTTAACatctttattataaaaagatacacatgattttaaaaccatatgagtgaaaactattatttaataataaaaaatatatagattaaactatataccatataagattacataaatattttaatttcaaaactttcaatgaattttcaagaacatttataaattataaacttattaaatttttcacattgaaaccgattaaactgaaatatgtaaatatgtatatatttataacgacgcatgaatatctatttgttatatgagttgaactataattttaatttgtaaatcacttgaactataattaagtaacaattaaCTGCAACTGAGACTTCTTATTTTTtagtctttttgttttattttaacattaactaaattgaagtaaaaattataaatttgatggacaacaattagttgaaattttttacaacttttttatctttaaataaacAGAGTTGTATTCAAtcgaagacatattaatttgatgaacactaaatatgaaagaatagaaaaaagtttctttcatgcttctgtttttttttcaaaatttagagttttgatattaattctagatttaattattttattagatgatagaagcattttttattttttatgtttttatttaaatatataatatattttagttaaatgactttttgacaatATGACTTTAAAATTCGTATaacatataatatgatctcaaactaaataattatgtttttggtataaaatcgaataaactgaaaataacgatatataaaaccaaatcaaaccgaagtaaatatggatttagaataatagttatattttactaaccgaaataccgaaaaCACCGAACCTAACCAAAACCAActcgatatccggattgaacacccataatccaaatgaaaccgaactattgtttcattctccaaaacatattaaaaataacaacttcattCCGCGCAAGGTgcggatcttatcctagtttaaattattttttgtgtaTTAAACTTCCTGCATTGTAcatcttatataaatatttaagaacAATAacgataaaatattataattccCTTATTTCCCAAATATCCTCCCAATAATCTAGAAGCTCTAGTCTCTTTCACCGACTCCACTGAATTTTTCAAAAGAGCAAAAGAAAtctttaagaaatataaaaaatcccCGAAAAATGTCTTCTCCCTTCCTAATCACATGGACCTTATCAACGCATTATCAGCTTACGTCCTCTCCGTTCCGTGCAGCTGTATTGCACTTTCTCCACAAGCGAAAACGACTTCGGATTTACACATCACAGTCCTTTTCTCTCACCAAACCCTCACCTTCTAGAATCTCTTATCTCATTTGCTTGATATGCAAGCAATATAGTAAATCCtaaatatataacatgaaaAAGTTACTGCAGTGTATTCTTCTATCAAACCTCCCTTTTATATGTTTCTCCTCTTAAATATTTACACGTATGCCTCGGTGGATATAGACCTAGAGAACATGTGGAACTAAAAGCTAACACACTCACTTTTGACGGCGTGTTAGCGTGTAATTGCTTTGAATTAAAGTATGTATGGGGGAAACGGGAGTGAAGAGATTGATTCTATACTATTACGTGGCTTTAGGTTTCTTCCTTCTTGTCTTTTAGAAATGCTCCTTGTGGAACTCAAACTTCGTTGAACCCTTTTGGTTGAATGTGTTGCATAGTTTGCTAAGCTCTTTGCCTAGAACCGGTACTCCGCAGTAAAACACTCCTGCCAAAATAAAGAAATTCAAAGATTTAAGAATCATTTTGATGCTTTTTTATTCTTATTGTTGTTTGATTGTGATGGAGAGTGAAAGCTTCCATAAAAGCAGATACCCCTCAAAATACGCTGAAACTCATTGCcgtatataaaaatgttaaagagTTGTGTGGACTAAATTGATTGGACGTAAAGATCTTCTCTTTTTGTTTACATATGAGAAGATTGGGAAAGCATAGAGGTAGTGATAGATACCTATTCTTGCATTGCAGTGCTTGGAACTTAGCTTAGAGAGAACCTTTTTCCAGTTGGGTCTTGCAAAGTGTGTTCTGACctgaaaattgaaaacataaaatttttagTTGTGGGGTTCATTATTCCACAAATGAGAAGTTGGGGACCGTTTTGAGAAATCAAAAGAATCACGTACACTAGTGCCAGAGACAATGTCGACTCCATTTTTGGCATGGTTAAGAGCTTGAACCATTGTAATGAGAGCAGAACGAGCATCACCTTCTTCATACACACTTGTCAAATAGTTATGCATCTCTATCACACCCTATTTAACACACAAAAAATAGCAAATCAATTTTGATATGCTCGGGAAAGTGCTTAGTGATTCTCTTAGAAAATGCTTTTACCCGTTGGTCAAGCTCTGCTACTTCGTTCATGACGCCTTTGAACCAATCGAAAGAGCCTTGTTCTCTTGTGACCCAATAGAAGTAAGCATTTgtggtttttaatattttttttcctctcgGTGTATTAGCATTGTTGCCGCTGTTGCTTCCTGTGCTGTTCTCTGATGATCTACTAAAATCAGAGATTGAATCCTGGAGatgtaaaatatattcatcAAATTCACATCCTCGTTAGTTGTTTGGGGAAAAAGAGTTTAAATATTTACCGCTTGCTCCTCCATTTTAACAATGTTGTTGAGCAAATCTTTCAATATACTGATAAATGGAGTTGCACCAATGCCAAGACCAACCAATAAGAGAACATCATATTTTCTATAGTCTTGTGCTGGTGCACCATAGGGTCCATCTATTAGCAGCTTTGGCAAACTGTAACAACATTTAACTAAACACATCAGAATTTGATTAATTAGAGTTTTAAAGTCTCTGGTTTACTTTTTAATATACCTTTTCTTTGTTGTTTCATCGGCTCTAAGAAGTCCACTTTTACCGGCAACCGGTGGCTCACACACTTCAGAGAATACTCTTTTGAGTTCTTGAGTCCAATCTCCGAGCTGTCTAATGTGAATACTGAGATAATCATCTCCAGGTGCTGAAGTAATGGAGAATGGATGCctaaatcaaatacaaattaGTAAGAAAGGTTTATTTGATTAGTAAGAAAAAAAGTGTCCTCCGTTTTTGTAATATTACCATTCAAATGGAGAAACTGCTGGACACTGAACGAACATGTACTGTCCACTTTTGTAACGAAACTGAGATGGTTTTGACATTTGCAGCGTCAGAACGTTACCAGGATATATAGCAACCTAAGGggaaaatgaaaagaaattagatttttaaaatcgAGATATGATTAACATTAAAGAAAACAGAGTACTCTGTTTTGCTTTCTTTCACTAACCTTTAGAAGTCGAACCGAATAAGAACCGGACCGGAAGTACCTAAGTGTTCTTTCTCCACCATAGAGTAAAACTGGTACTGCAAGATACATCCATGTCTGCAAAACCAAAACTTCTCAAAATCAATATCAACATAACATTTTGTTAATAATTAATAAGCTTCCAACTATATCAAAGACTTACCGTGTGAACATACCAAGGTTTGGCGAAATAGAGGAAGATACCGTGAAGGACAAGCAAGACATAGACGATGATGAACAAATGGTGCGAATACCAAAAGGCATTAAAGCCAGTAAGACGATCGAATGGCTTTGGAAGTTTGACGAGGTTACGTCTAAACCATCTTGTTGCTAATGTGAATGAAATAGCCATCAAAATGATCATTAAAATCCCTGTGATTCCTTCAGGTCCCTTAACGAGATCAAAGTAAGTTGGCTGTTTGTGCTGAAAGTAGTGAAACAGATAGCGATTGTAATCATATTCCGTGGCTCTAACTATTCTTGGGAAATCACAAGCAATATGGTCTCCAACATGAAGGATCACTGCTACTACAATGGCTCCTGCTATTGTCTGCACGTTAGACAAAAGATAAGTGAGTTATTAAAAAAAGCTTtttcaaaccgaaccaaaaaggGAAAGCGAAGTATAGCTGTTTAGCAGTCAACTTCCAGTGCGTGCACAAAGAATATGAGCCCCACATTTATCTGCTTTGCTAGACAGACAGCACATTGCGTTCGAAGAGGTTTTTGTATCTAATCAGTGTTGTTTTTGACTTATAGAGTGACGAAAAGAAAGTTCTAATGGGACCCCAAGAAAATGCTAAAAAGTAacaatcaaataaaaacaaacaaaataaaaaaataaagtttatattttcatgGGTTTATTGTAT includes:
- the LOC108828059 gene encoding respiratory burst oxidase homolog protein F produces the protein MRPFSKNDRRRWSFDSVSAGRLAVGSASTSPGTECSNGGYGEEFVEVTIDLQDDDTIVLRSVEPATAINIDISSDETSAGGGMMTPASISRSPTMKRTSSNRLRQFSQELKAEAVAKAKQLSHELKRFSWSRSFSGTLTSANQNGGGMVNSALEARALRKQRAQLDRTRSSAQRALRGLRFISNKNKNVEGWNDVQTNFEKLAKNGYIYRSDFAQCIGMKDSKEFALELYDALSRRRRLKVEKISHDELYEYWLQINDDSFDSRLQIFFDIVDKNEDGRITEEEVKEIIMLSASANKLSRLKEQAEEYAALIMEELDPERLGYIELWQLETLLLQKDTYLNYSQALSYTSQALSQNLQGLRKNSRIHRMSSDFVYFMQENWKRIWVLSLWIMIMIGLFLWKFFQYKQKDAFHVMGYCLLTAKGAAETLKFNMALILFPVCRNTITWLRSTRLSYFIPFDDNINFHKTIAGAIVVAVILHVGDHIACDFPRIVRATEYDYNRYLFHYFQHKQPTYFDLVKGPEGITGILMIILMAISFTLATRWFRRNLVKLPKPFDRLTGFNAFWYSHHLFIIVYVLLVLHGIFLYFAKPWYVHTTWMYLAVPVLLYGGERTLRYFRSGSYSVRLLKVAIYPGNVLTLQMSKPSQFRYKSGQYMFVQCPAVSPFEWHPFSITSAPGDDYLSIHIRQLGDWTQELKRVFSEVCEPPVAGKSGLLRADETTKKSLPKLLIDGPYGAPAQDYRKYDVLLLVGLGIGATPFISILKDLLNNIVKMEEQADSISDFSRSSENSTGSNSGNNANTPRGKKILKTTNAYFYWVTREQGSFDWFKGVMNEVAELDQRGVIEMHNYLTSVYEEGDARSALITMVQALNHAKNGVDIVSGTSVRTHFARPNWKKVLSKLSSKHCNARIGVFYCGVPVLGKELSKLCNTFNQKGSTKFEFHKEHF